From the Vibrio natriegens NBRC 15636 = ATCC 14048 = DSM 759 genome, the window GCAAGTTTGCACGACGTTGCGCGTTTGGCTGGTGTGTCGAAATCCACCGTATCTCGCGTGATAAACAACGAGTATGGGGTAAAAGAAGCCACCAAAGTGAAAGTACGTAAAGCGGTGGAAGAATGTGGTTACGTAGTGAATCAGGTTGCTAAGGATCTCAAATCGCAGAAGACAAACCTTATTGGTGTGATCGTACCGCGCGTGTCTTCTCACGCTATTTCTCAGGGTGTTGATGGGTTGACTGCTGTTATTGAACGGTCCGGAAAACACGTCTTGTTAGCCAATACACATCAGATTTATGAAAAAGAAGTTGAGTATATTCAGATCTTTAATCAAAAAAGGGTCGAAGGAATCATACTCTATGCAACGCACCTAGATGCGAAACTAGTGAAAGCAATTCAACAGTCTAATGTACCTGTTGTTCTGGTGGGGCAAGATGGCTCTCTGCATAATGTACCAAGTGTTGTCCATGACGATGTACGTGTTGGTTTTGAAGCGGGTAACCGCCTGATTGCAGCAGGTTGCCAGCATGTCGCTTTCATTGGTGTTCAGGGCGATGACATCGCGGTTGATGCACAGCGTTCGCAGGGACTTGAGCAGGCTTTAGCCTTTCATCAACAATCATTGCTCGTCCATGCCAGAGGCGACTTCACCATAGAGTCAGGCTATCAGCAAGCGCAAGAGTTGATCAGAACCTATCCAGAAGTCGATGGACTGTT encodes:
- a CDS encoding LacI family DNA-binding transcriptional regulator — protein: MASLHDVARLAGVSKSTVSRVINNEYGVKEATKVKVRKAVEECGYVVNQVAKDLKSQKTNLIGVIVPRVSSHAISQGVDGLTAVIERSGKHVLLANTHQIYEKEVEYIQIFNQKRVEGIILYATHLDAKLVKAIQQSNVPVVLVGQDGSLHNVPSVVHDDVRVGFEAGNRLIAAGCQHVAFIGVQGDDIAVDAQRSQGLEQALAFHQQSLLVHARGDFTIESGYQQAQELIRTYPEVDGLFCATDRIAVGAVKALREMGIKVGEQVRVLGVGNDELSSISIPSLSTFNYAFDKAGENAAKMLLERIEGRGEEMSKVVLTFQNIERETC